Proteins encoded by one window of Cloeon dipterum chromosome 2, ieCloDipt1.1, whole genome shotgun sequence:
- the Nep3 gene encoding endothelin-converting enzyme homolog isoform X1, producing the protein MAHGGSSPVQDFFGSVIFRRSEVSYRPAESDDGDGSLSSRAKNRNPLQAASTFFHQRTTLEKILLVLVVFLFITVVIICIFIRGNPQKLLLVGSHLLREKGAEGYCMTTACVTAAASILQTMDQSVNPCEDFYQYACGGWSKTTVIPEGKSLWGTFSVIEQQNQRVIKKILEQPKGNRSSSAEDKAKMYYISCMDPNNTIETLGAAPLQEILTEVGGWNVSGKFEVKDWQLQKSLHVLQIKYGMNGLFSWAVNEDDKNSSRYAIQVDQGGLTLPTTAHYLNKTTNAKIMQAYLEYMVNIGTLLGGEKNATTRQMQEVIDFETEIANITTPTEERRDDEKLYHSMKVTELQSLAPFINWLDYFNEAFKMVNKKIAPNDSIIVYAPDYLQNLTKIIDKYSKTDDGKNVINNYLVWQMIHSLAFYLSKDFRQAFKGLRKVLTGTQGEDESWRYCVSDTNSVLGYAVGAMFVREKFNNNSKAFAESMLNEIRLSLKVNIHKVPWMDDETKKAAISKANAITDMIGFPDYILRPELLDAKYKRLEIQGNQYFKNNIRAIQFNMVELLEKLHQPVNRTLWDMTPPTVNAYYNPTKNQIVFPAGILQLPFFDVNNPAALNFGGMGVVMGHELTHAFDDQGREYDKEGNLNHWWNNITIEKFKEQTKCIVDQYSAFKMDNVNLNGKQTLGENIADNGGLKASFYAYQKWRQTQNEWPLPGLGEMSQNMLFFVNFAQVWCSASTPEANQLQIEKDPHSPSRFRVNGPVSNFQEFANVFNCPVGSAMNPKEKCSVW; encoded by the exons ATGGCTCACGGGGGTTCCTCTCCGGTCCAGGATTTTTTTGGATCGGTCATCTTTCGCCGCTCTGAA GTGAGCTACCGGCCGGCTGAGTCGGATGACGGAGATGGATCTCTCAGCAGCCGCGCTAAAAATAGAAACCCACTGCAAGCG GCCTCAACTTTTTTCCACCAACGAACCACTTTGGAAAAGATACTTCTAGTCTTAGTTGTATTCTTGTTCATTACCGTTGTGATAATATGCATCTTCATCAGAGGCAATCCGCAAAAATTGCTCCTTGTTGGTTCCCATTTGTTGAGGGAAAAAG GGGCCGAAGGGTACTGCATGACAACAGCGTGCGTCACGGCCGCCGCATCGATTTTGCAAACGATGGACCAGAGCGTCAATCCGTGCGAAGACTTTTACCAATACGCATGTGGTGGGTGGAGCAAAACCACGGTCATCCCTGAGGGCAAGTCCCTCTGGGGCACATTCAGCGTTATTGAACAGCAGAACCAAAGAGtcattaaaaagattttag AGCAACCAAAGGGGAACCGGAGCAGCAGCGCCGAGGACAAGGCTAAAATGTACTACATTTCCTGCATGGACCCAAACAACACCATTGAGACTCTGGGCGCGGCCCCGTTGCAGGAGATACTCACCGAGGTTGGAGGCTGGAACGTCAGCGGAAAATTTGAAGTGAAAGATTGGCAACTGCAGAAATCGTTGCACgtcttgcaaattaaatatggcATGAACGGACTATTCTCGTGGGCCGTCAACGAGGACGACAAAAACTCTAGCAGATACGCCATTCAA GTCGACCAAGGTGGACTGACCCTTCCGACGACGGCGCATTACCTGAACAAAACCAccaatgcaaaaattatgcaGGCCTACTTGGAGTATATGGTTAAT atcGGCACGCTTTTGGGCGGCGAAAAGAACGCGACCACCAGGCAGATGCAGGAGGTGATTGATTTTGAGACGGAAATAGCCAACATTACCACTCCAACCGAGGAACGACGCGACGATGAGAAACTGTACCACTCAATGAAAGTGACGGAACTACAGAGTCTGGCACCATTC ATCAACTGGCTGGACTACTTCAACGAAGCCTTCAAGATGGTCAACAAAAAAATAGCACCCAACGATTCGATCATCGTCTACGCTCCCGATTACTTGCAGAATTTGACCAAAATCATCGACAAGTACAGCAAAACCGACGACgggaaaaa CGTCATCAACAACTACCTGGTGTGGCAAATGATCCACTCATTGGCTTTCTACTTGTCCAAGGACTTCAGACAAGCTTTTAAAGGACTGAGGAAGGTCCTCACAGGAACTCAGGGCGAAGACGAGTCCTGGAGGTATTGCGTGTCTGATACAAATTCCGTGCTTGGTTATGCGGTCGGCGCAATGTTTGTGagggaaaaattcaacaacaaTTCCAAAGCATTC GCCGAGTCAATGCTAAACGAAATCCGGCTATCTCTGAAGGTTAATATACACAAAGTGCCTTGGATGGACGATGAAACTAAGAAGGCGGCCATCAGCAAAGCCAATGCTATTACAGATATGATCG GTTTCCCGGATTACATTCTAAGGCCGGAGTTGCTCGACGCCAAGTACAAGCGACTGGAAATTCAAGGCAACCAGTATTTCAAGAACAATATTCGCGCCATCCAATTCAACATGGTAGAATTGTTGGAAAAGCTGCATCAGCCAGTCAACCGAACATT ATGGGACATGACGCCGCCGACCGTAAACGCCTACTACAACCCGACCAAAAACCAAATCGTGTTTCCGGCGGGCATCTTGCAGTTACCCTTTTTCGACGTCAATAACCCAGCTGCCCTTAATTTCGGAGGCATGGGAGTGGTGATGGGGCACGAGTTGACGCACGCTTTTGACGACCAAG GACGCGAGTATGACAAGGAAGGAAATCTGAATCACTGGTGGAATAACATCaccatagaaaaattcaaagagcaGACCAAGTGCATCGTGGACCAATATTCCGCATTTAAAATGGACAACGTCAACTTAAACGGAAAACAAACTCTGG GAGAAAACATAGCCGACAATGGAGGGCTCAAAGCCTCTTTCTACGCGTATCAAAAGTGGCGTCAAACTCAGAATGAGTGGCCACTACCTGGACTGGGAGAAATGTCGCAAAACATGCTATTTTTCGTGAATTTCGCGCAAGTGTGGTGCTCGGCCAGCACCCCCGAAGCCAACCAACTGCAGATTGAAAAGGACCCGCACTCGCCGTCCAGATTCCGAGTCAACGGGCCAGTTTCCAACTTCCAAGAGTTTGCTAACGTCTTCAACTGCCCAGTGGGCAGCGCCATGAACCCAAAGGAGAAGTGCTCTGTTTGGTAA
- the Nep3 gene encoding endothelin-converting enzyme homolog isoform X2 — protein sequence MAAVKVSYRPAESDDGDGSLSSRAKNRNPLQAASTFFHQRTTLEKILLVLVVFLFITVVIICIFIRGNPQKLLLVGSHLLREKGAEGYCMTTACVTAAASILQTMDQSVNPCEDFYQYACGGWSKTTVIPEGKSLWGTFSVIEQQNQRVIKKILEQPKGNRSSSAEDKAKMYYISCMDPNNTIETLGAAPLQEILTEVGGWNVSGKFEVKDWQLQKSLHVLQIKYGMNGLFSWAVNEDDKNSSRYAIQVDQGGLTLPTTAHYLNKTTNAKIMQAYLEYMVNIGTLLGGEKNATTRQMQEVIDFETEIANITTPTEERRDDEKLYHSMKVTELQSLAPFINWLDYFNEAFKMVNKKIAPNDSIIVYAPDYLQNLTKIIDKYSKTDDGKNVINNYLVWQMIHSLAFYLSKDFRQAFKGLRKVLTGTQGEDESWRYCVSDTNSVLGYAVGAMFVREKFNNNSKAFAESMLNEIRLSLKVNIHKVPWMDDETKKAAISKANAITDMIGFPDYILRPELLDAKYKRLEIQGNQYFKNNIRAIQFNMVELLEKLHQPVNRTLWDMTPPTVNAYYNPTKNQIVFPAGILQLPFFDVNNPAALNFGGMGVVMGHELTHAFDDQGREYDKEGNLNHWWNNITIEKFKEQTKCIVDQYSAFKMDNVNLNGKQTLGENIADNGGLKASFYAYQKWRQTQNEWPLPGLGEMSQNMLFFVNFAQVWCSASTPEANQLQIEKDPHSPSRFRVNGPVSNFQEFANVFNCPVGSAMNPKEKCSVW from the exons ATGGCAGCGGTCAAG GTGAGCTACCGGCCGGCTGAGTCGGATGACGGAGATGGATCTCTCAGCAGCCGCGCTAAAAATAGAAACCCACTGCAAGCG GCCTCAACTTTTTTCCACCAACGAACCACTTTGGAAAAGATACTTCTAGTCTTAGTTGTATTCTTGTTCATTACCGTTGTGATAATATGCATCTTCATCAGAGGCAATCCGCAAAAATTGCTCCTTGTTGGTTCCCATTTGTTGAGGGAAAAAG GGGCCGAAGGGTACTGCATGACAACAGCGTGCGTCACGGCCGCCGCATCGATTTTGCAAACGATGGACCAGAGCGTCAATCCGTGCGAAGACTTTTACCAATACGCATGTGGTGGGTGGAGCAAAACCACGGTCATCCCTGAGGGCAAGTCCCTCTGGGGCACATTCAGCGTTATTGAACAGCAGAACCAAAGAGtcattaaaaagattttag AGCAACCAAAGGGGAACCGGAGCAGCAGCGCCGAGGACAAGGCTAAAATGTACTACATTTCCTGCATGGACCCAAACAACACCATTGAGACTCTGGGCGCGGCCCCGTTGCAGGAGATACTCACCGAGGTTGGAGGCTGGAACGTCAGCGGAAAATTTGAAGTGAAAGATTGGCAACTGCAGAAATCGTTGCACgtcttgcaaattaaatatggcATGAACGGACTATTCTCGTGGGCCGTCAACGAGGACGACAAAAACTCTAGCAGATACGCCATTCAA GTCGACCAAGGTGGACTGACCCTTCCGACGACGGCGCATTACCTGAACAAAACCAccaatgcaaaaattatgcaGGCCTACTTGGAGTATATGGTTAAT atcGGCACGCTTTTGGGCGGCGAAAAGAACGCGACCACCAGGCAGATGCAGGAGGTGATTGATTTTGAGACGGAAATAGCCAACATTACCACTCCAACCGAGGAACGACGCGACGATGAGAAACTGTACCACTCAATGAAAGTGACGGAACTACAGAGTCTGGCACCATTC ATCAACTGGCTGGACTACTTCAACGAAGCCTTCAAGATGGTCAACAAAAAAATAGCACCCAACGATTCGATCATCGTCTACGCTCCCGATTACTTGCAGAATTTGACCAAAATCATCGACAAGTACAGCAAAACCGACGACgggaaaaa CGTCATCAACAACTACCTGGTGTGGCAAATGATCCACTCATTGGCTTTCTACTTGTCCAAGGACTTCAGACAAGCTTTTAAAGGACTGAGGAAGGTCCTCACAGGAACTCAGGGCGAAGACGAGTCCTGGAGGTATTGCGTGTCTGATACAAATTCCGTGCTTGGTTATGCGGTCGGCGCAATGTTTGTGagggaaaaattcaacaacaaTTCCAAAGCATTC GCCGAGTCAATGCTAAACGAAATCCGGCTATCTCTGAAGGTTAATATACACAAAGTGCCTTGGATGGACGATGAAACTAAGAAGGCGGCCATCAGCAAAGCCAATGCTATTACAGATATGATCG GTTTCCCGGATTACATTCTAAGGCCGGAGTTGCTCGACGCCAAGTACAAGCGACTGGAAATTCAAGGCAACCAGTATTTCAAGAACAATATTCGCGCCATCCAATTCAACATGGTAGAATTGTTGGAAAAGCTGCATCAGCCAGTCAACCGAACATT ATGGGACATGACGCCGCCGACCGTAAACGCCTACTACAACCCGACCAAAAACCAAATCGTGTTTCCGGCGGGCATCTTGCAGTTACCCTTTTTCGACGTCAATAACCCAGCTGCCCTTAATTTCGGAGGCATGGGAGTGGTGATGGGGCACGAGTTGACGCACGCTTTTGACGACCAAG GACGCGAGTATGACAAGGAAGGAAATCTGAATCACTGGTGGAATAACATCaccatagaaaaattcaaagagcaGACCAAGTGCATCGTGGACCAATATTCCGCATTTAAAATGGACAACGTCAACTTAAACGGAAAACAAACTCTGG GAGAAAACATAGCCGACAATGGAGGGCTCAAAGCCTCTTTCTACGCGTATCAAAAGTGGCGTCAAACTCAGAATGAGTGGCCACTACCTGGACTGGGAGAAATGTCGCAAAACATGCTATTTTTCGTGAATTTCGCGCAAGTGTGGTGCTCGGCCAGCACCCCCGAAGCCAACCAACTGCAGATTGAAAAGGACCCGCACTCGCCGTCCAGATTCCGAGTCAACGGGCCAGTTTCCAACTTCCAAGAGTTTGCTAACGTCTTCAACTGCCCAGTGGGCAGCGCCATGAACCCAAAGGAGAAGTGCTCTGTTTGGTAA
- the Pop1 gene encoding ribonucleases P/MRP protein subunit POP1 — protein MDVGVARFLESRIEEIRALSQRINTGRPMLAFQRLPRHMKRRVMGHSSKRIPRSILDLHLKQQAKSGAPKKMKMPSRKHRRRPKNARTEFERRQEGVNRWLETHLWHAKRFRMVTRWGFKLAETPCDKGWRACWRASISHCLMFDLSYTLCVELSGRESDLFSTLEKLTSEDCRANNLNPEVAAGSKEGQIVLYTPGEYPKGCIGPAKLMWRPQGAEETRQLWLWCHPGLRNEVLENMSKVIGDKQVTVTALDEEFNRYRLVGPLTMPVLRDAIVSFDGTNPPDWLDKTLFQNQTEVWTQLRNTGQAVQNAIVGLTVKSVSRNAIPKRKKSLKSEEHVMETDQICQSTDSQLWSKEVRSQVVTSLESPAPVMLVHQPAPNGKHGEGWDLITPRKHGLQLWLRMIMCGARVGALKQYLELNWNNLNAEDLCLYPDSLMGNSEEKDLSQREKDRFDSLPPNKRLGVPWFTLPWQQLINEWSMTGAGSFFVIRDKTQLQMADQFMEKREECKFGAEEGLVAILVCLENGGNLERGSAVCLPAGPDDLSNPRKEDASLRALQRRLQPEDGLKVSDIFSRRVAGFVLEGGYSFHRGCSAGVAFVTAAAVKQLFSTSVWNECLQVLIINKRCPLYRNASVKIV, from the exons ATGGACGTTGGCGTGGCACGATTCCTTGAAAGCCGGATTGAAGAGATTCGAGCATTGAGTCAGCGCATCAACACAGGGCGACCAATGTTGGCCTTCCAGCGGCTACCTAGGCACATGAAGCGCAGGGTGATGGGTCACTCGAGCAAGCGCATCCCGCGCTCCATCCTGGATCTGCACCTGAAGCAACAGGCGAAGAGCGGAGCGCCCAAGAAGATGAAAATGCCTAGCAGGAAGCACCGGAGGCGGCCGAAGAACGCCAGAACCGAGTTTGAGCGGCGCCAGGAGGGTGTCAATCGGTGGCTGGAGACGCACCTTTGGCACGCAAAGCGCTTCCGCATGGTCACCAGGTGGGGCTTCAAACTGGCCGAAACTCCATGCGACAAGGGCTGGAGGGCGTGCTGGCGAGCTTCGATCAGTCATTGCCTCATGTTTGACTTATCTTACACGCTCTGCGTCGAGCTCAGCGGCAGAGAGAGCGACCTTTTCTCCACTTTGGAAAAGCTCACCTCTGAGGACTGCAGggccaacaatttaaatccaGAGGTGGCCGCTGGGTCAAAGGAAGGCCAAATTGTCCTCTACACACCAGGAGAATATCCAAAGGGATGCATTGGACCTGCTAAGTTGATGTGGAGGCCTCAGGGAGCAGAGGAGACAAGGCAGCTGTGGTTGTGGTGCCACCCTGGGCTCAGGAATGAAGTTCTGGAGAATATGTCCAAAGTCATTGGGGACAAACAGGTCACTGTAACTGCCTTGGATGAGGAGTTTAACAG gTACAGATTGGTTGGCCCTCTCACCATGCCAGTTCTCCGTGATGCAATAGTCTCATTTGACGGCACCAATCCTCCAGACTGGCTAGACAAGACTCTCTTTCAAAATCAGACAGAAGTTTGGACTCAACTCAGAAATACTGGACAAGCAGTACAAAACGCAATTGTCGGACTCACTGTCAAATCCGTTTCTAGAAATGCCATCcctaagagaaaaaaatcgctaaaGTCAGAAGAGCATGTGATGGAAACAGATCAAATTTGTCAAAGTACTGACTCACAGTTGTGGAGCAAGGAGGTGCGGAGTCAGGTTGTGACGTCATTGGAAAGCCCAGCTCCAGTGATGCTCGTCCATCAACCTGCTCCGAATGGAAAACACGGTGAGGGCTGGGACCTGATCACCCCTCGAAAGCATGGATTGCAGTTGTGGCTCAGGATGATCATGTGCGGGGCCAGGGTAGGTGCCCTCAAGCAGTACCTGGAGCTCAACTGGAACAACTTGAATGCTGAAGATCTTTGCTTGTATCCGGACTCTCTTATGGGAAATTCGGAAGAAAAAGACCTAAGCCAAAGAGAAAAAGATAGATTTGACTCATTGCCACCAAATAAGAGGCTAGGGGTGCCTTGGTTTACCCTTCCATGGCAGCAGTTAATCAATGAATGGTCCATGACTGGTGCTGGTTCGTTTTTTGTGATTAGAGACAAGACACAGCTTCAGATGGCAGATCAGTTCATGGAGAAAAGGGAAGAGTGCAAATTCGGAGCTGAGGAAGGCTTGGTAGCCATTCTAGTTTGCCTGGAAAACGGCGGAAACCTGGAAAGGGGGTCTGCAGTGTGTCTGCCTGCTGGGCCAGACGACCTTTCAAACCCACGAAAAGAGGACGCAAGTCTGAGAGCTCTGCAGAGGCGTCTTCAGCCTGAAGATGGTTTGAAGGTCAGTGACATTTTTTCGCGCCGTGTGGCGGGATTTGTGTTAGAGGGTGGATATAGCTTCCACCGAGGATGCAGTGCCGGTGTTGCATTTGTTACTGCGGCTGCTGTAAAGCAGCTTTTCTCAACTTCAGTGTGGAATGAATGTTTACAAGTGCTCATAATTAACAAAAGATGTCCTCTTTATAGAAATGCTAGTGTCAAAATCGTATAA
- the LOC135935050 gene encoding zinc finger protein 16-like isoform X1 has translation MDNKLLIGNTLEIVSEEDIVTKKLKIPMNKIELDENVEVSEDTVDNVNILQMEPIMAEGQELVHCMFEESETMTFEESVEDSTAVSSILEEQEDSKEVAEMKLEENPESSAKIDKDDPRSRLHFVKYLKRNGKTVKIWECGICTKEFRHQYTLMRHLPTHTDERNFRCDVCGKAFRQMSTLSQHRAIHSDARPYICEVCKKTFNRVSTLISHRKTHSQDKPHMCNICGKGFHQKGNLRNHIFTHTNERPYRCNVCNKGFNQMSNLMCHKVKLCEADKNMIGKRLNDEIITLQSDGVFVKETAAERRSRNKKNLTFVEYEQDVEDELDMQEEEMLSLNAGVLIEPIDTKAMKLARTNGQTPFALLKPAKGIPVLVKVVDVPSRCKQMLVPATAEDLKNAGKVFVSPSAQCESVKAVQIKVPVVATVTQNVLSDGSLAIVIEPPNGEHLFKESAEDRERDSRTEEVCPDEESLEEKVDVCEVVEENVQYIYDDGTEREWIIENEIDQSNDQFVPPEVYVLEEITTKEEDIG, from the exons ATGgataacaaattattaatag GTAACACTTTGGAAATAGTAAGCGAAGAGGATATCGTGACaaagaagttaaaaattcccatgaataaaatagaattagACGAGAACGTGGAGGTGTCGGAGGACACTGTTGATAATGTCAACATTCTTCAAATGGAGCCAATCATGGCTGAAGGACAAGAACTTGTTCACTGCATGTTTGAA GAAAGTGAAACCATGACCTTTGAGGAGTCTGTAGAAGATTCGACGGCAGTTTCATCTATTTTAGAAGAACAGGAAGATAGCAAGGAGGTTGCTGAG ATGAAGTTGGAAGAGAATCCTGAGAGTTCTGCTAAAATAGACAAAGATGATCCACGGAGTCGTCttcattttgttaaatatttgaaacgaAATGGAAAGACTGTTAAAATTTGGGAATGTGGAATTT gcACGAAAGAATTTAGACACCAATACACACTAATGAGGCATTTACCAACCCACACCGATGAACGTAACTTCAGATGCGATGTTTGTGGGAAAGCTTTCAGACAG atGAGCACGCTGTCGCAACACAGAGCTATTCACAGTGATGCTAGACCGTATATTTGCGAAGTCTGCAAGAAAACTTTCAATCGAGTTTCCACTTTAATCTCGCACCGGAAAACGCATTCACAGGACAAACCTCACATGTGCAATATTTGCGGAAAAGGATTTCATCAGAAAG GCAACTTGAGGAATCACATTTTTACACACACAAATGAAAGACCATACAGGTGCAATGTGTGCAACAAAGGCTTTAACCAAATGTCCAATCTGATGTGTCACAAAGTTAAATTGTGTGAAGCGGATAAAAACATGATTGGCAAGAGATTGAATGACGAAATCATCACCCTCCAGAGTGATGGTGTATTTGTTAAAGAGACGGCAGCAGAAAGACGATCAAGAAATAA GAAAAACCTGACATTTGTTGAATATGAACAGGATGTCGAAGATGAGCTTGATATGCAAGAAGAAGAAATGCTG TCGTTAAATGCTGGAGTTTTAATAGAACCTATAGATACCAAAGCGATGAAATTGGCGAGAACAAATGGACAAACGCCGTTTGCTTTGCTCAAACCAGCCAAAGGCATTCCTGTCTTAGTCAAAGTTGTGGATGTTCCTTCGCGATGtaag CAAATGCTGGTGCCTGCAACTGCCGAGGACCTGAAAAATGCTGGCAAAGTGTTTGTGTCTCCATCTGCTCAATGCGAAAGCGTGAAAGCTGTTCAAATCAAG GTTCCAGTTGTGGCGACAGTAACTCAAAACGTTTTGTCTGATGGCTCCTTGGCGATTGTGATTGAACCGCCGAACGGTGAACACCTATTCAAGGAGTCTGCAGAAGACCGTGAGAGAGATAGTAGAACTGAAGAAGTCTGCCCAg ATGAAGAAAGCCTTGAGGAAAAAGTGGATGTGTGCGAAGTTGTGGAAGAAAACGTGCAGTATATTTATGATGACGGAACCGAGAGGGAATGgattattgaaaatgaaattgaccAGAGTAATGACCAGTTTGTGCCACCAGAG GTGTACGTTCTGGAAGAAATCACTACTAAAGAAGAAGATATTGGTTGA
- the LOC135935050 gene encoding myoneurin-like isoform X2, which yields MDNKLLIGNTLEIVSEEDIVTKKLKIPMNKIELDENVEVSEDTVDNVNILQMEPIMAEGQELVHCMFEESETMTFEESVEDSTAVSSILEEQEDSKEVAELEENPESSAKIDKDDPRSRLHFVKYLKRNGKTVKIWECGICTKEFRHQYTLMRHLPTHTDERNFRCDVCGKAFRQMSTLSQHRAIHSDARPYICEVCKKTFNRVSTLISHRKTHSQDKPHMCNICGKGFHQKGNLRNHIFTHTNERPYRCNVCNKGFNQMSNLMCHKVKLCEADKNMIGKRLNDEIITLQSDGVFVKETAAERRSRNKKNLTFVEYEQDVEDELDMQEEEMLSLNAGVLIEPIDTKAMKLARTNGQTPFALLKPAKGIPVLVKVVDVPSRCKQMLVPATAEDLKNAGKVFVSPSAQCESVKAVQIKVPVVATVTQNVLSDGSLAIVIEPPNGEHLFKESAEDRERDSRTEEVCPDEESLEEKVDVCEVVEENVQYIYDDGTEREWIIENEIDQSNDQFVPPEVYVLEEITTKEEDIG from the exons ATGgataacaaattattaatag GTAACACTTTGGAAATAGTAAGCGAAGAGGATATCGTGACaaagaagttaaaaattcccatgaataaaatagaattagACGAGAACGTGGAGGTGTCGGAGGACACTGTTGATAATGTCAACATTCTTCAAATGGAGCCAATCATGGCTGAAGGACAAGAACTTGTTCACTGCATGTTTGAA GAAAGTGAAACCATGACCTTTGAGGAGTCTGTAGAAGATTCGACGGCAGTTTCATCTATTTTAGAAGAACAGGAAGATAGCAAGGAGGTTGCTGAG TTGGAAGAGAATCCTGAGAGTTCTGCTAAAATAGACAAAGATGATCCACGGAGTCGTCttcattttgttaaatatttgaaacgaAATGGAAAGACTGTTAAAATTTGGGAATGTGGAATTT gcACGAAAGAATTTAGACACCAATACACACTAATGAGGCATTTACCAACCCACACCGATGAACGTAACTTCAGATGCGATGTTTGTGGGAAAGCTTTCAGACAG atGAGCACGCTGTCGCAACACAGAGCTATTCACAGTGATGCTAGACCGTATATTTGCGAAGTCTGCAAGAAAACTTTCAATCGAGTTTCCACTTTAATCTCGCACCGGAAAACGCATTCACAGGACAAACCTCACATGTGCAATATTTGCGGAAAAGGATTTCATCAGAAAG GCAACTTGAGGAATCACATTTTTACACACACAAATGAAAGACCATACAGGTGCAATGTGTGCAACAAAGGCTTTAACCAAATGTCCAATCTGATGTGTCACAAAGTTAAATTGTGTGAAGCGGATAAAAACATGATTGGCAAGAGATTGAATGACGAAATCATCACCCTCCAGAGTGATGGTGTATTTGTTAAAGAGACGGCAGCAGAAAGACGATCAAGAAATAA GAAAAACCTGACATTTGTTGAATATGAACAGGATGTCGAAGATGAGCTTGATATGCAAGAAGAAGAAATGCTG TCGTTAAATGCTGGAGTTTTAATAGAACCTATAGATACCAAAGCGATGAAATTGGCGAGAACAAATGGACAAACGCCGTTTGCTTTGCTCAAACCAGCCAAAGGCATTCCTGTCTTAGTCAAAGTTGTGGATGTTCCTTCGCGATGtaag CAAATGCTGGTGCCTGCAACTGCCGAGGACCTGAAAAATGCTGGCAAAGTGTTTGTGTCTCCATCTGCTCAATGCGAAAGCGTGAAAGCTGTTCAAATCAAG GTTCCAGTTGTGGCGACAGTAACTCAAAACGTTTTGTCTGATGGCTCCTTGGCGATTGTGATTGAACCGCCGAACGGTGAACACCTATTCAAGGAGTCTGCAGAAGACCGTGAGAGAGATAGTAGAACTGAAGAAGTCTGCCCAg ATGAAGAAAGCCTTGAGGAAAAAGTGGATGTGTGCGAAGTTGTGGAAGAAAACGTGCAGTATATTTATGATGACGGAACCGAGAGGGAATGgattattgaaaatgaaattgaccAGAGTAATGACCAGTTTGTGCCACCAGAG GTGTACGTTCTGGAAGAAATCACTACTAAAGAAGAAGATATTGGTTGA